Genomic window (Oryza sativa Japonica Group chromosome 3, ASM3414082v1):
aaatatgaactCATAAGAGAGCTtaggagatgaaaaaaaaatttggatgcGTTCTAAACAGCCAATGGTGTATGTATCCGATCGCGCTTTCAGAATTACGATATCTCAAGAGCTTTGAATATCATCATTGCTTAGGTATCCCGCTCTCGTAtcgtctcttttttttaaaaataaatcattcCTTAGACATATTTTTCTACGTTATTGTTAGCTTTATATATAAGTTAGAGTACCATCGGTAGGCTTAATaagctaaagaaaaaaaaataaaatttgaattaccgagcttaattttaaagttaattataagatatttttaacgtatttttttaatattggcttttaagttgctacgaacaaatatataagtTTTATGTATGAATTAATTAATGTTTTAACTTATTTGAGAATATATGGGCAACCGACAAGGCTCTTAATTTCCTCGCATGGCAATTTTTCTCTGTTCATAATATATCGAATGATTTAATTGAGACACACCAACGTGCTTTGTAAACGAATTATAGCACTTGTTTTTATCAATAAGAAACATGACAATCGCCTCACAATAAAAATAATGATCTGGAGACAATAATCATGCAAATATTTTACTAATTTCGGATGGAGATTTAGAAACAAACTTGAATAAATGTTTTCTCTATCTTGTGTTAGTATATTGATTTTCGTGTGCTCTTTATTGGGTGAATTATGTATTATAAGCAGTTGCCAGTGATATGGGCCTGGGGGTATCGTGTCTAGAGGGAGGAGGTcgcccccaaacccacgtggcactccctcgaggggggtcgggcctgggggtggagcggcggctgccccctcccaatTGGGGGTCGGGCCGCCCCGATCCCCTCCACACACCTGCCAGCGTGTGCGTGCAAAGTGGGTGCGCCCAACGCCCACCTAACTGTATTTAAGGTGGATCTTGCGGTCGCGCCACAccacatttaatgcggcgcgCAGGCGTGGCCGACAGGCCGTGCGACGTTCGAATGACCGGTGTGGCAGGGTAGGTGCGCCTGTGCAATGCCCACCTGTCAGGCAGCGTGCAGCCTGTGCCATCCAGTCACATCGCCATGATGAGAAGCTTTTTGCCTCAAATATAGACCGGGGACAGATTTACTACTCCGGTTCAAGTTAGGGTACCTGTTCCCTGGTGAGAACGAGTGCCTGGAAGTCTTCAATAGTTAATGCAGAATGACGCAGGCGTCCCTCATGTCTCTGGCGTGATCTGATGCGGCCCATGCCGAGGTGCTGTGTGCATGGTCCTCCAAGTCAGAGGGATAACACATGTAATAAATGTAAAGaatgttttctttctttcctaGGTGGGTTTTTTTGGGCCCATGTGGCAACCCCTTggggtataaaaggaggtctaggcctagggagaagggagagggtTTTTACACATATATTCCTCACAGAATCAActacacacaggagtaggatGTTACACTTCTCAACAGCCCGAACATGTATAAACCCCTTTTATCGCATCGTTCATGAGGGGCCCGACCCCTTCCGCATCACTCCTTCCACCAAACCTCGATTCTCACcactgcccccggccgaactaaAAGGGGCTCTTAGTCCCCCGCTTGAGGAGTTCACCCTCCCACAACGTTGTAACTTCTTTAAAGCAAATGTTGGAATATttcattatttttattaaaaaaacagaagaaTGAAAACGGAATTGTGTTCTTTTGACGACCTGTGTGTAATTCTGAATAAATGTGGGTACCAAAACGCATGACTCCTAGCACAATCTTCTCCAGTTATCCCCTCTCCGGATGCTGATCTGATCCACACTGGCCTCTCGTCCTCACTCCATAACGGCCATGTCGTCCTCGCCTCTAACCGCCACGccttcccctctccttcccGCCAAATCCAAGAACCCaccaccccaccaccaccaccacaacccGCTCCTCGCCTACCTCCCGCACTGCACGAGCCTCCGCGCGCTCGCGCagctccacgccgtcgccgtcaaggccggcggcggcctccagGCGCACCCGGCCTTCGTCACGAGGCTCCTCACGCTCTGCACGGAGCAGGGGGCGGAGGCGCCCGCGCACCTCGCGTACGCGCGCCAGGTGTTCGACAGAATCCCCCACCCGGGCGACGTCGTCTGGTACAACACGCTGCTGCGCGGGTACGCGCGCGGgggtgggggcgggggcggcgcggaggaggccgcgCGGGTGTTCGTCCGGATGATGGAGGAGGGGGTGGCGCCCGACACGTACACGTTCGTGTCGCTGCTCAAGGCGTGCGCGTCCGCGCGGGCCGGCGAGGAAGGGCGGCAGGCGCACGGCGTGGCGGTCAAGGCCGGCGCCGCGGAGCACGAGTACGTCGCGCCCACGCTGATCAACATGTACGCCGAGTGCGGGGACGTGCGCGCCGCGCGCGTGATGTTCGACAGGATGGACGGGGAGTGCGTCGTCTCGTACAATGCCATGATCACCGCGTCCGTCAGGAGCAGCCTGCCCGGCGAGGCGCTGGTGCTGTTCCGGGAGATGCAGGCCAAGGGGCTCAAGCCGACGTCCGTGACGTTGATTAGTGTGCTCTCGGCGTGCGCATTGCTCGGAGCTCTGGAACTTGGGAGGTGGATCCACGACTATATCAGGAAGATGAGGCTTGATTCACTTGTGAAGGTCAACACTGCGCTGATCGACATGTATGCGAAGTGTGGGAGCTTGGAGGATGCCATTGGCGTGTTCCAGGATATGGAATCAAGGGATAAACAAGCTTGGTCTGTGATGATGGTGGCATATGCTAACCATGGCTATGGCAGAGAGGCCATTTCAATGTTCGAAGAGATGAAGAAACAAGGTATGAAACCTGATGATGTTACATTCCTTGGGGTGCTCTATGCCTGCAGCCACTCTGGTATGGTGAGCGAAGGGCTCCAATACTTTGACAGCATGAGGGAATATGGCATTGTTTCAGGGATCAAGCACTATGGTTGTGTGACTGATTTGCTGGCTCGATCAGGTCAGCTAGAAAGGGCTTACAAGTTCATTGATGAACTGCCAATAAAACCAACTGCCATCTTATGGAGGACGCTGCTTTCTGCTTGTGCGGGTCATGGAGATGTCGATATGGGAAAACGTGTCTTTGAGAGGATTCTGGAGCTGGATGATTCTCATGGTGGTGACTATGTAATATTCTCAAATTTGTGTGCCAATACTGGGAGATGGGAAGAGATGAACATGGTAAGGAAGCTTATGAGTGAAAAGGGGGTGGTGAAGGTGCCAGGGTGTAGCTCAATTGAGATAGATAACATGGTTCATGAGTTCTTCGCAGGAGATGGAAGTCACCCACACTCACAGGAGGCACGCAGAATGGTTGATGAAGTTATTGAGCAGCTAAAACTTGTCGGTTATGTCCCTAATACTTCACATGTGTTTCATGTTGAAATGGGTGAGGAGGAGAAAGCAACAAGCCTAAGATACCATAGTGAGAAGCTGGCAATCTCTTTTGGGCTTCTAAATACAGCACCGGGAACTACCCTTCGTATTGTTAAGAATCTTCGTGTGTGTCCAGATTGCCATTCGATGGCAAAGCTTGTTTCTATGGTCTTTAACAGGCGAATCATACTCAGAGACCTAAATCGTTTCCACCACTTTGAAGATGGGGTCTGCTCTTGTGGTGACTACTGGTAGAGTTTAGGAACATAACTGCTGTACCAAAATACCTTATCCTTCCAGTAACACAAAGGCTTTATCCATTCAGGTATGATTAACTTGTACACCCATGAGAAACTTACTGATGATTGAAGATTCATTTTCTGAAGATTGATGATACCGAGACAATAATTACTGATCCAAGTTTGTCAATATCTACTGCATCGTCATGCCTACCACCTAATAGTTTCATTGCCtggttgcatacttgcatgtaTATGTTAATCCTTGAAgagcattttttttgttatgccTTGTGCATGCTCTTTTTTAATTACTTACGAACACATACCACACCAATTCGCTAGGACTAAGCTTGTGTTTGATGTTGTagtttgctatttttcttttgcaccTTTCCCCCCTAAACTGATGTTCTTTTTTGATGATGTAAGTGCTAAAATGAGCCATCTTAACCTTGAATTTTTTTCCAATCCATTTCTTGTCATTGTTACTCTTGGACATGAGAAAACAACAGAGAACCAAATGTTTTACCCCTTTGTGATGAAAATACTATGCATGTTTACTATTTTACGAGTTAGCTTAATGATTTGCCTCCAGGCAAGCAGTGGAGAACAGCACACTATGCCTTGCCATGGAGTTAGATCAGATATCAAATGGGATAACTGCGGACAGCAGAAACTTTTCTCTATAAAATATTTCAGATAAAGGAATACCTGCTTTGGTGAATGTCATTAGCCTGATTGAACAACTTGGAGTTTCAGCTGGTGAAAGTGAAGAGTTACTTTCGATGAATCTAGTTGAgattttgatctttagttccCCGATTGATTAGGAAATTAAGTAGTGCAAATAAGCTGTTAAGCTGAATCATGTTGGTTTTTCTATCAGTGCATACAGAAATTGGTTAAAACTCAAAAGGCAAATAGATCTACACAAATGTGTCTAAGCTAAATGATGGTAATTTGGTTAGGAAAGATAGTGAAAGCTTTTCAGGGGGACCATTGTACCCTGAAGGTGACAGAGGGACCGAGAGCGTCTTCAAGAAACCTAAGAGGATAATCTTGAAGCATAAGCTTCTGAATGTCTTGAAATACTTGGCTACAAATGCTGATTCAAGGACTTTGGTCTTGTTTCATATGACCAGATTTTGTAGGCTATATTTGCTGCTTGGATTGGTATACATGATTTTGATTTATCTCCATTTTATCAGCACCATTTTAAATTTGCTCGGGTGGTCATGGAACTGTGGTACGACCTTTAGCCCACTGAGtgtccgagaaaaaaaaaaaccttcagTCCACTGAGCTTCAAATCATATGCAAGCATGAGACATGTAGCAAAGCTAGTTTTTTTTGGGTGAGGTAACACTATGTAGTGAAGTTGCTGTGCTTATTTAAACTTCATTGACACCATGGGAGATCCTAAAAACTTGTCTGTAGATAAATTCTATTACTTAATGAGATCACACTTCAACAAAGACCTAGCTTTAAAGATATTGGCTGGTTAGGAAACTGTCTTTAGGTTGGTAATATATCTCTTTCTAGCCTCTGCCCCCTACTACAAATCGGTGTAATGCTAGCCACAACAATTCTAGAAATAGTCATAATGAATGTTCAGACCTCAAATTCTGCTACTGAATACTGTATCACTTTGACTTCCATCATCACCATACTATGCCATAAATAGATTAAGAAACCACATTGTTTGGATGACTGAAAATAAGAATCACTGAAGCAAGTTTGCTTTTTAGGATTAGGATGAAAGCCACCACTAATTCATGCTGAGATATGATTAGATTGTCCGTACACCATGTAACTAACTAACAAGACCTTGATTTCCCACCAGAAACAATGCATTTGGTTACCTGCTACCTTAAGGGACTTGATTATCACATAATTTGATATAGGTAACTTTTTACTGCTGATGAATTGAACAGTGCGGTAAGAATGATGCGGTAAGCTTTGGTTTTCAATAATTTTATGCCAATTTGCATGTTTTACTTGGTCCAATATGGCATATTCATCCTCATCACTATACATTTATTTTTACATCTTCTATTATCTGCAAATTTATCCAATTCTTGCTTGGTTAATATCTGTCTGTCGGTCACTCACTAAATGATCCAATGAAAGGTCAGCCACACCATGCCATGCTGCATGACTACTCGGTTTCTAATTTTGATTTCGACGTCTTGTATTTTTCAATCACATTGCACATGTCCTTTCTATCTTCAGAATCATCTTCATTTACCATCTTTATGGTTGCTGTCCATCATTGGAAATTCATTGATGTGCTCATTATACCGGATGTACATTGACACAGTACATTATACTCTTCTCAGTTATCTAAATATAATCTCAGTGGATTGATGTGTGTGACTAAGACTTGAATTAAA
Coding sequences:
- the LOC4334412 gene encoding pentatricopeptide repeat-containing protein At2g02980, chloroplastic — encoded protein: MSSSPLTATPSPLLPAKSKNPPPHHHHHNPLLAYLPHCTSLRALAQLHAVAVKAGGGLQAHPAFVTRLLTLCTEQGAEAPAHLAYARQVFDRIPHPGDVVWYNTLLRGYARGGGGGGGAEEAARVFVRMMEEGVAPDTYTFVSLLKACASARAGEEGRQAHGVAVKAGAAEHEYVAPTLINMYAECGDVRAARVMFDRMDGECVVSYNAMITASVRSSLPGEALVLFREMQAKGLKPTSVTLISVLSACALLGALELGRWIHDYIRKMRLDSLVKVNTALIDMYAKCGSLEDAIGVFQDMESRDKQAWSVMMVAYANHGYGREAISMFEEMKKQGMKPDDVTFLGVLYACSHSGMVSEGLQYFDSMREYGIVSGIKHYGCVTDLLARSGQLERAYKFIDELPIKPTAILWRTLLSACAGHGDVDMGKRVFERILELDDSHGGDYVIFSNLCANTGRWEEMNMVRKLMSEKGVVKVPGCSSIEIDNMVHEFFAGDGSHPHSQEARRMVDEVIEQLKLVGYVPNTSHVFHVEMGEEEKATSLRYHSEKLAISFGLLNTAPGTTLRIVKNLRVCPDCHSMAKLVSMVFNRRIILRDLNRFHHFEDGVCSCGDYW